The Pseudoalteromonas translucida KMM 520 genome has a window encoding:
- a CDS encoding ACP phosphodiesterase: MNYLAHLYLAQPTADSHFGNLLGDFGGQRHLNQVPITVKNALDNHYLVDKFTDSHPIVKEAKQYFSPKRRRFAGVAIDVVFDHFLIMHWQKYNLQPLNDFKQTSFALLDKRMPVMPPRMQHVVKHMTDNDWFKEYETLDGVGLALDNIAKRIRFTNTFTGAVDDIAKHYDELNAVFLAFFPELIEHVNQFNLENAKNTRGLYTL; encoded by the coding sequence TTGAATTATTTAGCTCATCTTTATTTAGCACAGCCTACGGCCGATTCGCACTTTGGTAATTTGCTGGGCGACTTTGGTGGTCAGCGGCATTTAAACCAGGTACCTATAACGGTAAAAAATGCGCTCGATAATCACTATTTGGTAGATAAATTTACTGACTCTCACCCTATAGTTAAAGAGGCTAAACAGTATTTTTCACCTAAGCGTAGGCGTTTTGCAGGGGTGGCTATTGATGTGGTGTTTGATCACTTTTTAATTATGCATTGGCAAAAATATAATCTACAGCCATTAAACGACTTTAAACAAACTAGCTTTGCGCTTTTAGATAAGCGTATGCCTGTAATGCCGCCGCGAATGCAGCATGTTGTAAAACACATGACCGATAACGATTGGTTTAAAGAGTACGAAACCCTTGATGGGGTGGGCCTAGCACTTGATAATATAGCCAAACGCATTCGCTTTACTAACACCTTTACTGGCGCTGTTGATGATATAGCAAAGCATTATGATGAATTAAATGCTGTGTTTTTAGCATTTTTTCCAGAGCTGATTGAGCATGTAAATCAGTTTAATCTTGAAAACGCTAAAAACACCCGTGGGCTTTATACTTTATAG
- a CDS encoding addiction module antidote protein, with amino-acid sequence MALQTSDFNPFDYMETQQEINTFLEECLADDDPNTFIEALGLLVKKHGVSDIAKATGLNRESLYKAVNGKTKPRWETIFKVMKALNFRLTTQIA; translated from the coding sequence ATGGCGCTACAAACATCAGATTTTAATCCGTTTGATTATATGGAAACACAGCAAGAAATTAATACATTTTTAGAAGAGTGTTTAGCTGATGATGATCCAAATACCTTTATTGAAGCACTTGGCTTATTAGTTAAAAAGCATGGCGTGAGTGATATTGCTAAAGCAACAGGGTTAAACCGTGAAAGCTTATATAAAGCAGTTAATGGTAAAACCAAACCACGTTGGGAAACTATTTTTAAAGTGATGAAAGCACTTAACTTTCGCCTTACAACGCAAATAGCGTAG
- a CDS encoding type II toxin-antitoxin system RelE/ParE family toxin, with amino-acid sequence MKYRIKKTDEFDKWLKKLKDRQAFMAIAKRITRAINGNFGDSESVGGGIFEMRIFVGKGYRVYYIIRGGEVILLLNGGHKGTQGKDITKAKALLSELE; translated from the coding sequence ATGAAATATCGTATTAAGAAAACCGACGAGTTCGATAAATGGCTTAAAAAGCTCAAAGATCGTCAAGCTTTTATGGCAATAGCTAAACGTATTACACGTGCTATAAATGGTAACTTTGGCGATAGTGAATCTGTTGGTGGTGGCATATTTGAAATGCGAATTTTCGTAGGGAAAGGCTATCGTGTTTATTACATAATTAGAGGCGGTGAAGTTATTTTACTACTCAATGGTGGACACAAAGGCACACAAGGCAAAGACATTACCAAAGCAAAAGCCCTTTTAAGTGAATTGGAGTAA
- a CDS encoding Card1-like endonuclease domain-containing protein: MKTNTKQVTHICLIGEDPTANLTPIIDKDIPSDRVIIAHEKHQQEQVEQLKKVIQTRGYKVDKWLLPTTFNTEEIKLNFMQLFEQENTHPSDTWLNASNGSRYQILAAYEVARAYDSKIYIVEPKYDALCWLSPENREMTPVADKIKLHEFLSVNGFTLTSQQNKNGVSLDLRAIGENWLKQADKLQTGLAKLNYLAQFTHGDTFIGKEQDIAMLNDESLQWLLNDLEILDLIKVDGKSVHFQNEKTRFFANGGWLEEITFSYIRSLSSEIPELQDNGHSVEIERSINGKTIKNELDVVALVNNKLHVIECKTKKFKNGEGSNMLYKIDSLAERLGGLKCKAALVTFFPLNKSELARANELNIEIFVGTSLKLLKNNIKNWLQK, from the coding sequence ATGAAAACTAATACAAAGCAAGTGACACACATTTGTTTAATTGGAGAAGATCCAACAGCTAATCTCACGCCCATTATTGATAAAGATATCCCTAGTGATAGAGTCATCATTGCTCATGAGAAGCATCAACAAGAGCAAGTTGAACAACTTAAAAAAGTGATTCAAACCAGAGGTTATAAAGTTGATAAATGGTTATTACCAACAACATTTAATACTGAAGAAATTAAATTAAATTTCATGCAACTATTTGAACAAGAGAACACTCACCCAAGTGATACTTGGCTAAATGCGAGCAATGGTTCTCGCTATCAAATACTGGCCGCATATGAGGTCGCAAGAGCGTATGATTCCAAAATTTATATTGTTGAACCAAAATACGATGCACTATGTTGGCTCTCACCTGAAAATAGAGAAATGACACCCGTTGCTGATAAAATTAAATTACATGAATTCCTTTCTGTTAATGGCTTTACTTTAACATCACAACAAAATAAGAATGGAGTATCTCTCGACCTAAGAGCAATAGGCGAAAACTGGCTAAAGCAAGCAGATAAACTACAAACAGGACTAGCTAAACTTAATTACCTTGCACAATTTACCCATGGCGATACTTTTATAGGCAAGGAGCAAGATATTGCAATGCTAAATGATGAATCATTACAGTGGTTACTTAATGATTTAGAAATTTTAGATCTAATTAAAGTTGATGGTAAATCTGTACACTTTCAAAATGAAAAAACGCGTTTTTTTGCTAACGGTGGTTGGCTTGAAGAAATCACATTTAGCTATATCCGTAGTTTAAGTAGTGAAATACCTGAGCTACAAGATAATGGCCATAGTGTTGAAATTGAACGTTCAATCAATGGAAAAACAATTAAAAATGAATTAGATGTTGTTGCGCTAGTAAACAACAAGCTTCATGTTATTGAATGTAAAACTAAAAAATTTAAAAATGGAGAAGGCTCCAACATGCTATATAAAATAGACTCGCTAGCTGAACGTTTAGGGGGATTAAAATGCAAGGCAGCCCTTGTCACTTTTTTTCCATTAAACAAAAGTGAACTAGCAAGGGCAAACGAGCTTAATATCGAAATTTTTGTCGGAACAAGCTTGAAGCTTTTAAAGAACAACATCAAAAACTGGCTACAAAAATAA
- a CDS encoding IS3 family transposase (programmed frameshift): MKKLKRATYSAAIKLETAQLVVDQGYTQEDAAKAMGVGKSTVSKWVTQLKQERNGQAPSASPMTPEQIEIRELKKQIQRIELEKDIFKKGYRSLDVRLPEQFSLIEKLNQRERYPISVLCNVFNVHRSSYKYWAIRDTTPTPEQVRLEAEVKAIHRMSGGSAGARTIATIATNNDFELSRYRAAKLMVKLKLESCQVPQHQYKRGGNEHLEIPNLLDRQFDVVEPNTVWCGDVTYLWTGNRWAYLAVVIDLFARKVVGWAMSLSPDTNLTLKALELAYESRGKPTGLMFHSDQGSHYTSLKFRQRLWRYKITQSMSRRGNCWDNAPMERFFRSFKTEWMPKVGYGNFIDAKYSVSDYINGYYNNVRPHHYNAGLAPNESEIRYKDSKTVAKFY; encoded by the exons ATGAAGAAATTAAAACGTGCAACATATTCTGCGGCAATCAAATTAGAAACAGCTCAGCTTGTAGTCGACCAAGGTTACACGCAAGAAGATGCAGCCAAGGCTATGGGTGTTGGTAAATCAACTGTAAGTAAGTGGGTTACTCAATTAAAGCAAGAACGGAATGGCCAAGCACCATCCGCTTCACCAATGACGCCCGAACAGATTGAAATTCGTGAACTTAAAAAGCAAATCCAACGCATTGAATTAGAAAAGGATATAT TTAAAAAAGGCTACCGCTCTCTTGATGTCCGACTCCCTGAACAATTCTCGTTAATCGAGAAATTAAATCAACGAGAGCGCTACCCTATTAGCGTGTTATGCAACGTATTCAATGTGCATCGCAGCAGCTATAAATATTGGGCTATACGGGATACAACGCCTACACCTGAGCAAGTAAGGTTAGAAGCAGAGGTTAAAGCCATACATAGAATGAGTGGAGGCTCGGCAGGTGCAAGGACAATCGCTACAATAGCAACGAATAATGACTTTGAATTAAGCCGTTATCGTGCCGCTAAGCTGATGGTTAAACTAAAATTAGAGAGCTGCCAAGTACCACAACATCAATATAAACGTGGTGGTAATGAGCATCTTGAAATCCCAAATTTGCTAGATAGGCAGTTTGATGTTGTTGAACCGAATACTGTGTGGTGTGGTGATGTGACGTATCTTTGGACAGGCAATCGCTGGGCTTATTTAGCGGTCGTTATCGATTTATTTGCGCGTAAAGTCGTTGGTTGGGCAATGTCGTTGTCGCCAGATACTAATTTAACGCTAAAAGCGCTTGAACTCGCGTATGAAAGCAGAGGAAAACCGACAGGACTGATGTTCCATTCAGACCAAGGTAGTCATTATACAAGCTTAAAATTTCGCCAACGTTTATGGCGCTATAAAATTACGCAAAGCATGAGTAGGCGTGGAAACTGTTGGGATAATGCGCCAATGGAGCGATTTTTTAGAAGCTTTAAGACGGAATGGATGCCAAAGGTTGGATATGGAAATTTTATAGATGCTAAATATAGCGTTAGTGATTATATCAACGGATATTACAACAACGTTAGGCCGCATCATTATAATGCAGGTTTAGCACCAAATGAATCTGAGATTAGATACAAAGATTCTAAAACTGTGGCCAAATTTTATTGA
- a CDS encoding TnsA endonuclease N-terminal domain-containing protein, with protein MKQPVITEEVIAKIEKWNEALAASEDIHIPWVTVKQVNKVGRRHLHKCPKQKRKVHLLSDGERRAYKILMWRPETIQIDEQVPLDLNENLAIAEELGYIHPRNWETNTAHVMSSDLVAHTVDFSTGEVTKSTYSFKYSDQIWVVDEDGSQQEKHYRVWQKFHIEQVYSEEHVGDYSVITEQDATKELAWNIDWFTTEATAIVSDSEKLEFVEIFEDFWVGNPFASLKKHILNTGKVMSLDFKRSQTIFKHVALHRILKLDLSQKLFLL; from the coding sequence ATGAAACAGCCAGTAATTACCGAAGAAGTTATAGCAAAAATTGAAAAGTGGAACGAAGCACTTGCTGCTAGCGAGGATATTCATATTCCTTGGGTCACTGTTAAACAGGTTAACAAGGTAGGTAGACGTCACTTACATAAATGTCCTAAACAAAAACGAAAAGTTCATTTGCTCAGTGATGGTGAAAGGCGAGCGTATAAAATATTGATGTGGCGTCCTGAAACTATTCAAATTGATGAGCAAGTACCATTAGACCTTAACGAAAATCTAGCAATAGCGGAAGAGCTTGGCTACATCCACCCTCGAAATTGGGAGACTAATACTGCTCATGTTATGTCGAGCGACTTGGTTGCTCATACAGTTGATTTTAGTACTGGAGAAGTTACGAAATCAACTTATTCATTTAAGTATTCGGATCAAATATGGGTAGTCGATGAAGATGGCAGCCAACAGGAAAAACACTATCGAGTTTGGCAAAAATTTCATATAGAACAAGTTTACAGTGAAGAGCATGTTGGCGATTATTCTGTAATTACTGAGCAAGATGCCACCAAAGAACTTGCTTGGAATATAGATTGGTTTACTACTGAGGCTACTGCCATTGTTTCAGATAGTGAAAAACTTGAGTTTGTTGAAATATTTGAAGATTTCTGGGTAGGAAATCCTTTCGCATCATTGAAAAAGCACATCTTAAATACTGGCAAAGTAATGTCATTAGACTTTAAACGTAGTCAAACCATATTCAAGCATGTTGCTTTACACCGCATATTAAAACTCGATTTGTCTCAAAAACTATTCCTTTTGTAG
- a CDS encoding SIR2 family protein has product MTALFLGAGFSKWAFELPLVNQLFDFNINTINNSEQRKLELLKSDWVNWLKDNLDNSPERFIYWCMNKSSHRRSRVIWYVNRRLTEPFMTRISGSYTSAMFDERAVRENDKIIKLNQFLLSLNQYGLKGIITCNYDTLVECALGTSGFNYGVVGEQLYGRGLNPQFPWQNAHVHVTGKIPLAKLHGSLSWERDIKYTSGKPGRAGKSLIIPPVPEKTPPTELEDVWSLGGEILLDSKSLILFGFAFNQYDKALLEFLKIKGKNITRIFLIDPFPNINAAKELWPDTNIYTIDPRKKFDLSNYLSKRK; this is encoded by the coding sequence ATGACAGCTTTATTTCTAGGAGCTGGATTTTCTAAATGGGCATTTGAACTACCATTGGTAAATCAGCTTTTCGATTTTAATATCAACACTATAAATAACTCTGAGCAAAGGAAGCTAGAGCTACTGAAGTCTGATTGGGTTAATTGGCTAAAAGATAACTTAGACAACTCCCCTGAACGTTTTATTTATTGGTGTATGAATAAATCTTCCCATAGGCGAAGCAGAGTTATTTGGTATGTTAATAGAAGGCTTACAGAGCCATTCATGACAAGAATTAGTGGCTCATATACTTCCGCTATGTTTGATGAGAGAGCGGTAAGAGAAAACGATAAAATAATTAAACTAAATCAGTTTTTATTGTCATTAAACCAATACGGCTTAAAAGGGATTATTACTTGTAATTACGATACATTAGTGGAGTGTGCTTTAGGTACTTCAGGCTTTAATTATGGGGTCGTTGGCGAGCAACTGTATGGAAGAGGGTTAAACCCCCAATTTCCATGGCAAAACGCACATGTTCACGTAACAGGTAAAATTCCATTAGCTAAATTGCACGGGTCTCTTTCTTGGGAAAGAGACATTAAATATACAAGCGGAAAGCCTGGTCGAGCTGGTAAATCTTTAATTATTCCACCAGTTCCAGAAAAAACACCACCAACTGAACTTGAAGACGTCTGGTCTCTTGGTGGGGAAATACTGTTAGATAGCAAAAGTTTAATTTTATTTGGGTTTGCTTTTAATCAATATGATAAAGCCTTGCTTGAATTCTTAAAAATAAAAGGTAAGAACATAACTCGTATTTTTTTAATTGATCCCTTTCCCAATATAAATGCAGCAAAAGAACTTTGGCCAGATACCAACATATATACTATTGACCCTAGAAAGAAGTTTGATTTATCTAACTATCTAAGTAAAAGGAAATAA
- a CDS encoding DUF3644 domain-containing protein: MVKQDKRIIVLSFFRDKERKKLSFTYAEAALATGNKVNYIQKLVSESLKGKYIFQDKRPNWYCKGLLAISDNDFIRITSQSTQAKILTDDEKLYYKLIKRSLNAFTVALEVYNRPSLENRVEAFAIMMTNAWELLLKSQILKAKGFDSLIDQDGKSIPLSEAVNFKYPNDSADKDNLNQLISLRNDAIHLLLPEIQPQLSRLFQTTVLLYQEEFAHQEGYAPLADQNVGMLSLVIDGPEPDIALVKEEYGKKTASQVNEFLKKFKKLEQKHNSNRFAIHIEYKLALTKKPGSEDLTFGTGPDGKHTVFVDRPKNLKITHPFYETTAIKEINERQADCIINNYSFRAVVKKHKIKNKAEYFDLTDRPRYSVAFIEWFIERLKQPNWLQKALPNNMKKNK, translated from the coding sequence ATGGTAAAGCAAGATAAGCGAATTATAGTTTTAAGCTTCTTTCGGGATAAAGAAAGAAAAAAACTTTCTTTTACATATGCTGAAGCAGCGCTAGCAACTGGCAATAAAGTCAATTACATTCAAAAATTGGTAAGTGAGAGCTTAAAAGGTAAATATATTTTTCAAGACAAAAGACCAAATTGGTATTGCAAAGGTCTATTGGCTATTAGTGATAATGATTTTATTAGGATTACCTCGCAAAGTACACAAGCTAAAATATTAACAGATGACGAAAAACTGTATTACAAACTTATCAAGAGAAGTTTGAATGCATTTACTGTTGCTTTAGAGGTATACAACAGACCAAGTTTGGAAAATAGGGTCGAAGCATTCGCCATTATGATGACTAATGCTTGGGAGCTTTTATTAAAATCACAAATTTTGAAAGCTAAGGGGTTTGACTCATTAATAGACCAAGATGGCAAAAGCATACCTTTAAGCGAAGCTGTTAATTTTAAATATCCAAATGATAGTGCAGATAAAGATAATTTAAATCAGCTAATATCTTTAAGAAATGATGCTATTCATCTTCTATTACCTGAGATTCAGCCCCAGTTATCTAGGCTATTTCAAACCACTGTTTTGCTTTATCAAGAAGAGTTTGCTCATCAAGAAGGTTATGCTCCATTGGCAGATCAAAACGTAGGGATGTTGAGTTTGGTTATTGATGGCCCAGAACCAGACATTGCATTGGTTAAAGAAGAGTACGGAAAGAAAACAGCCAGCCAAGTAAATGAATTTTTAAAAAAATTCAAAAAACTTGAACAAAAACATAACTCTAATCGTTTTGCTATTCATATTGAGTATAAGTTGGCACTTACTAAAAAACCAGGATCTGAAGATTTGACTTTTGGCACTGGTCCTGATGGTAAACATACTGTTTTTGTTGATCGTCCGAAGAACTTAAAGATTACGCATCCTTTTTATGAAACTACTGCAATAAAAGAAATCAACGAGAGACAAGCAGACTGCATTATTAATAATTATTCTTTTAGAGCTGTTGTTAAAAAACACAAAATAAAGAATAAAGCAGAATATTTTGATTTAACTGATAGACCAAGATATTCAGTTGCTTTCATTGAATGGTTTATTGAAAGGTTAAAGCAGCCAAATTGGTTACAAAAAGCGTTACCTAATAACATGAAGAAAAATAAATGA
- the gcvP gene encoding aminomethyl-transferring glycine dehydrogenase, whose protein sequence is MSNAKSLEQLEQTQDFIRRHIGPSPAQVSDMLSALEVSSVEELIGQTVPAGIRLEQPLTVGESRTEVETLSYLKSVASKNKVFKSYIGQGYHPTHVPHVILRNVLENPGWYTAYTPYQPEIAQGRLESLLNFQTMTLDLTGLDLASASLLDESTAAAEAMGLAKRVSKAKKANAFFIADDVHTQTIDVVSTRAEQFGFEIIVGKAADAVNHEIFGALFQYPSTTGEVVDITDLIAGVQSKKAIACVAADIMSLLLLKAPGKLGADVVLGSAQRFGVPMGYGGPHAAFFATRDAYKRSLPGRIIGVSKDRLGNDALRMAMQTREQHIRRDKANSNICTAQVLLANMAAFYAVYHGPQGLKTIAQRIHRFADILAAGLQAKGVSLKHNTWFDTLTVVSDSKADVIARALASGVNFATNRDGEYSIAVSETTTRADVAQLFDIVLGEGHGLSVDAIAADIENNGSTSIPASLERDDEVLTHPNFNSYHSETEMLRYIKRLENKDLALNHSMISLGSCTMKLNATAEMIPITWPEFSNLHPFCPLDQAQGYQIMMGELHDWLVNITGYDAVSLQPNSGAQGEYAGLIAIRKYHESRGDAHRNVCLIPSSAHGTNPASAQMASMKIVVVDCDKNGNVDMADLKAKAEAVAENLSCIMITYPSTHGVYEETIREICDIIHQHGGQVYMDGANMNAQVGVTSPGFIGSDVSHLNLHKTFCIPHGGGGPGVGPIGVKSHLAPFMPNHSIINVPGTNEGNGAVSAAPYGSASILPISWAYITMMGSEGLKQATEMAIVNANYLTHELSKHFPILYRGRNNRVAHECIVDLRPLKELSGITEMDVAKRLQDYGFHSPTMSFPVAGTLMIEPTESESKVEIDRFIEAMVSIKSEIDKVISGEWSIENNPLVFAPHTQGDVLGNEWDRAYDRFYAAFPVPAVAKNKFWPTVTRIDDVYGDRNLVCACPPVETYRD, encoded by the coding sequence ATGTCAAACGCCAAATCTCTTGAGCAGTTAGAGCAAACGCAAGATTTTATTCGCCGCCATATTGGGCCAAGCCCAGCGCAAGTAAGCGATATGCTTAGCGCGCTTGAAGTATCGAGTGTTGAAGAGCTGATCGGTCAAACTGTACCTGCAGGTATTCGCCTTGAGCAGCCTTTAACCGTGGGCGAAAGCCGCACCGAAGTTGAAACACTAAGCTACTTAAAATCAGTAGCAAGCAAAAATAAAGTTTTCAAATCGTATATTGGCCAAGGCTACCACCCAACACATGTACCGCACGTAATTTTACGTAATGTACTAGAAAACCCAGGTTGGTATACTGCGTACACTCCATATCAGCCAGAGATAGCGCAAGGGCGTTTAGAGTCGTTACTTAACTTTCAAACTATGACCCTAGATTTAACCGGCCTAGATTTAGCAAGTGCATCGTTACTTGACGAATCAACCGCTGCTGCAGAGGCTATGGGTCTTGCAAAGCGTGTGTCTAAAGCGAAAAAAGCCAATGCATTTTTTATTGCCGACGACGTACACACACAAACAATTGACGTAGTAAGCACTCGCGCCGAGCAGTTTGGTTTTGAAATAATTGTAGGCAAAGCTGCCGACGCTGTTAACCATGAGATTTTTGGCGCGTTATTTCAATACCCATCAACAACTGGTGAAGTGGTAGACATTACCGACCTAATTGCTGGCGTACAAAGCAAAAAGGCAATTGCTTGTGTTGCTGCCGACATTATGAGTTTATTACTATTAAAAGCACCGGGTAAATTAGGCGCAGACGTAGTATTAGGTTCGGCGCAGCGTTTTGGTGTACCTATGGGTTACGGTGGCCCACATGCTGCATTTTTTGCAACACGTGACGCGTACAAACGTTCATTACCAGGTCGTATTATTGGTGTATCTAAAGACCGTTTAGGTAACGACGCACTGCGTATGGCAATGCAAACGCGTGAGCAACACATTCGCCGCGACAAAGCCAACTCAAACATTTGTACCGCGCAAGTATTACTGGCCAACATGGCAGCGTTTTACGCTGTGTACCATGGCCCACAAGGCTTAAAAACCATTGCTCAGCGCATTCATCGCTTTGCCGATATTTTAGCAGCAGGCTTACAAGCTAAAGGCGTGAGCCTTAAACACAACACTTGGTTTGATACCCTAACGGTAGTAAGCGATAGCAAAGCCGACGTTATTGCGCGTGCACTGGCAAGCGGTGTTAACTTTGCCACTAACCGCGATGGCGAATACTCAATTGCCGTATCAGAAACCACCACACGTGCAGACGTAGCGCAGTTATTTGATATTGTATTAGGCGAAGGCCATGGCCTAAGTGTTGATGCAATTGCAGCCGATATTGAAAACAATGGCAGCACGTCAATTCCAGCAAGCTTAGAGCGTGATGATGAAGTATTAACGCACCCTAACTTTAATTCGTACCACAGCGAAACTGAAATGCTGCGTTATATTAAGCGCCTAGAAAACAAAGATTTAGCGCTTAACCACTCAATGATCTCGTTAGGTTCATGTACCATGAAACTAAACGCGACCGCTGAGATGATCCCAATTACTTGGCCTGAATTTTCAAACTTGCACCCATTTTGTCCGCTAGATCAAGCACAGGGCTATCAAATTATGATGGGCGAACTGCATGATTGGTTGGTAAATATTACCGGTTACGATGCGGTTTCATTGCAACCTAACTCAGGTGCTCAAGGTGAATACGCAGGCTTAATCGCCATTCGTAAATACCACGAGTCACGCGGGGATGCACACCGTAACGTATGTTTAATTCCAAGTTCAGCGCATGGTACTAACCCAGCGTCGGCACAAATGGCCAGCATGAAAATTGTGGTTGTTGATTGTGATAAAAACGGTAACGTAGACATGGCCGATCTTAAAGCGAAAGCAGAAGCAGTAGCCGAAAACTTATCGTGTATTATGATCACTTACCCATCTACACACGGCGTATACGAAGAAACAATTCGTGAAATTTGCGACATTATTCATCAGCACGGCGGCCAAGTTTACATGGACGGCGCAAACATGAACGCGCAAGTTGGCGTAACTAGCCCAGGCTTTATTGGCTCAGACGTATCGCACTTAAACTTGCATAAAACCTTTTGTATTCCACACGGTGGCGGTGGCCCAGGTGTTGGCCCAATTGGTGTTAAATCGCACCTTGCGCCATTTATGCCTAACCACAGCATTATTAACGTACCAGGTACTAACGAAGGTAACGGAGCGGTATCGGCAGCGCCATATGGTTCAGCGTCTATTTTACCTATTTCGTGGGCTTACATTACCATGATGGGCTCAGAGGGCTTAAAACAAGCCACTGAAATGGCAATTGTAAATGCTAACTACTTAACGCATGAGCTAAGCAAGCACTTCCCAATTTTATACCGTGGCCGTAACAACCGCGTTGCGCACGAATGTATTGTTGACTTGCGTCCGCTTAAAGAGTTGTCGGGCATTACTGAAATGGACGTAGCTAAACGCCTACAAGACTACGGCTTCCATTCACCTACTATGTCGTTCCCAGTAGCGGGCACGTTAATGATAGAGCCTACCGAGTCTGAGTCTAAGGTTGAGATCGACCGCTTCATTGAAGCAATGGTGTCAATTAAGAGCGAAATCGACAAAGTAATCTCTGGCGAATGGTCAATCGAAAACAACCCGTTAGTGTTTGCACCGCACACCCAAGGCGACGTGTTAGGTAACGAATGGGATCGTGCATACGACCGTTTTTACGCTGCATTCCCAGTGCCTGCAGTGGCTAAAAACAAGTTTTGGCCAACCGTAACACGTATTGACGACGTATACGGCGACCGCAACTTAGTGTGTGCTTGCCCACCGGTTGAGACATACCGCGATTAA
- the gcvH gene encoding glycine cleavage system protein GcvH: protein MSNIPSELKYASSHEWVRNEGDGTFTVGITEHAQELLGDMVFVELPEVGDEVDAGEECAVAESVKAASDIYAPIGGEIVAINEELEDAPETVNTDAFGDGWLFRIKASDESELENLLNAEDYANTIDED, encoded by the coding sequence ATGAGCAATATCCCTAGCGAGTTAAAGTATGCCTCTTCACACGAGTGGGTTCGCAACGAAGGTGACGGTACGTTTACTGTTGGTATTACTGAACATGCACAAGAGTTACTTGGCGACATGGTATTCGTAGAACTTCCAGAAGTAGGCGACGAAGTAGATGCAGGCGAAGAGTGTGCAGTAGCAGAATCGGTAAAAGCAGCATCAGACATTTACGCACCAATTGGTGGCGAAATTGTTGCAATTAACGAAGAGCTAGAAGACGCACCAGAAACAGTTAACACTGACGCGTTTGGTGACGGCTGGTTATTTCGCATTAAAGCATCAGACGAGTCTGAGCTTGAAAACCTACTAAATGCAGAAGACTACGCAAACACTATTGACGAAGATTAA